A window of the Mucilaginibacter sp. cycad4 genome harbors these coding sequences:
- the gcvP gene encoding aminomethyl-transferring glycine dehydrogenase, with protein MKLNTTYQEQFQSRHIAPSAADTAKMLKTIGVNSLDELIGQTIPQKIRLTKPLNLPAAKSEFDYLNTLKQTASKNKVFKSFIGKGYYDVIVPGVIQRNILENPGWYTQYTPYQAEIAQGRLQALLNFQTMVIDLTGMEIANASLLDEGTAAAEAMFMQYSLRKNSNANVFFVSEEVFPQTIDILKTRSEPYGIELRIGDHRTVELTDDMFGAIVQYPAGDGAVYNYADFAAKGHEKGIKLTVVADIMSLALLTPPGEWGADIVVGSSQRFGVPMGFGGPHAAFFATKEEYKRSIPGRIIGVTIDSANNYALRMALQTREQHIRRDKATSNICTAQALLAIMAGMYAVYHGPDGIKLIAERIHGLAVLLAKTLGQLGYEQLNEAYFDTVKFDVGNLVGPIHSEALNNEMNLNYEGSVVTIAIDETTSVEDIKTIVRFFAKVKGKTFNDVDFDGVNASLETVIPAELQRTSAYLTHSLFNTHRSEHEMLRYIKSLEAKDLSLCHSMIALGSCTMKLNATTEMVPVTWAEFSKIHPFAPTDQVGGYMQLFDEINNWLSEITGFAAMSLQPNAGAQGEYAGLMVIRAYHQDRGDSHRNIALIPSSAHGTNPASAAMAGMKIVVVKCDDNGNIDVADMRAKAEQYKNELSCLMVTYPSTHGVFEESIIEICEIIHENGGQVYMDGANMNAQVGLTSPANIGADVCHLNLHKTFCIPHGGGGPGMGPIGVAKHLVPYLPGHAVVDIDRGKSIHAVSAAPWGSASILIISHAYIAMMGAEGLTNATRYAILNANYIKARLQEHYPVLYAGANGRCAHEMILDCRSFKSAGIEVTDIAKRLMDYGFHAPTVSFPVAGTVMVEPTESEPKHELDRFCDAMISIRHEIADVVDGLSDKINNPLKNAPHTVAVITGNEWEHPYTRQKAAFPLPYVAANKFWPSVGRVNDTYGDRTLICSCPPPEEYEFEESVIE; from the coding sequence ATGAAGTTGAATACAACCTATCAGGAGCAGTTTCAGTCGAGGCACATTGCTCCAAGTGCGGCCGACACGGCCAAAATGTTAAAAACCATCGGTGTAAACTCACTTGATGAATTAATAGGGCAAACCATACCGCAAAAGATCAGGCTTACCAAACCGCTTAACCTGCCCGCGGCAAAAAGCGAGTTCGATTACCTGAACACCTTGAAACAAACGGCTTCAAAAAACAAAGTTTTTAAGTCTTTTATCGGTAAAGGCTACTATGATGTAATTGTACCGGGCGTTATTCAGCGCAACATTCTTGAAAACCCGGGATGGTACACGCAATATACCCCATACCAGGCCGAAATTGCACAGGGCCGCCTGCAGGCTTTGCTAAATTTCCAAACCATGGTTATTGACCTTACCGGTATGGAGATTGCCAACGCATCCTTGCTCGACGAAGGTACAGCCGCAGCCGAAGCGATGTTTATGCAATACAGCCTGCGTAAAAACAGCAATGCCAACGTTTTCTTCGTTTCGGAGGAAGTGTTTCCGCAAACTATTGATATCTTAAAAACCCGCTCAGAGCCTTATGGTATTGAGCTGAGAATAGGCGACCACCGTACCGTTGAATTAACCGACGATATGTTTGGCGCCATTGTACAATATCCAGCCGGCGACGGTGCCGTTTATAACTACGCCGACTTTGCCGCAAAAGGACACGAAAAAGGCATTAAACTTACCGTTGTTGCCGATATCATGAGCCTTGCCCTGTTAACGCCCCCGGGCGAATGGGGCGCCGATATCGTGGTTGGTTCATCCCAGCGTTTTGGTGTACCGATGGGCTTTGGCGGCCCGCATGCTGCTTTCTTTGCTACTAAAGAAGAATATAAACGTTCTATCCCGGGCCGGATCATCGGTGTTACTATCGACAGCGCCAACAACTACGCCCTGCGTATGGCCCTGCAAACCCGCGAGCAGCATATCCGCCGTGATAAGGCTACATCAAATATCTGTACCGCACAGGCGCTATTAGCTATTATGGCCGGTATGTACGCCGTATATCATGGCCCGGATGGCATCAAGCTTATTGCAGAGCGCATTCATGGTTTAGCGGTATTATTAGCCAAAACCTTAGGGCAGCTTGGCTATGAGCAGCTAAACGAAGCTTACTTTGATACCGTTAAGTTTGACGTAGGTAACCTGGTTGGCCCTATCCATTCGGAGGCATTAAATAACGAAATGAACCTTAATTATGAAGGTTCGGTAGTTACGATAGCGATTGATGAAACAACTTCGGTTGAAGATATTAAAACCATTGTAAGGTTCTTTGCTAAAGTTAAAGGGAAAACCTTTAATGATGTTGATTTCGATGGCGTTAATGCAAGCCTCGAAACTGTTATTCCGGCAGAGCTTCAGCGTACTTCGGCATATTTAACGCACAGCCTGTTCAATACCCACCGGTCTGAACATGAAATGTTGCGTTATATTAAATCATTGGAGGCAAAAGACCTTTCGCTGTGTCACTCTATGATAGCTTTGGGCTCATGTACCATGAAACTGAACGCTACTACCGAAATGGTACCGGTTACCTGGGCCGAGTTTAGTAAAATCCACCCGTTTGCCCCAACCGACCAGGTTGGCGGTTACATGCAGCTGTTTGATGAGATCAACAATTGGCTAAGCGAAATTACCGGTTTTGCAGCCATGAGCCTGCAGCCAAACGCCGGTGCTCAAGGCGAATACGCCGGTTTAATGGTGATCCGCGCCTATCATCAAGACAGGGGCGATAGCCACCGTAACATTGCTTTGATCCCTTCATCGGCGCACGGCACCAACCCTGCATCGGCAGCTATGGCCGGCATGAAGATAGTGGTGGTTAAGTGCGATGATAACGGAAACATTGATGTTGCCGATATGCGTGCCAAGGCCGAACAATATAAAAATGAGCTTTCCTGTTTGATGGTTACTTACCCATCAACTCACGGCGTATTTGAAGAAAGCATTATCGAAATTTGTGAGATCATTCATGAAAATGGCGGCCAGGTTTACATGGATGGCGCTAACATGAACGCACAGGTAGGTTTAACCAGCCCGGCCAATATCGGTGCCGATGTTTGTCACCTCAACCTGCATAAAACATTCTGTATCCCTCACGGCGGCGGCGGCCCCGGCATGGGGCCAATCGGTGTTGCAAAACATTTGGTGCCTTATCTGCCAGGCCATGCTGTAGTTGATATCGACAGGGGCAAATCAATCCATGCTGTTTCGGCAGCGCCATGGGGCTCGGCTTCTATCCTCATCATATCACACGCTTACATAGCGATGATGGGTGCCGAAGGCTTGACTAATGCCACCCGTTATGCTATCCTGAACGCTAATTATATTAAAGCAAGGTTGCAGGAACATTATCCTGTATTATATGCTGGTGCAAATGGTCGTTGTGCGCATGAAATGATCCTGGACTGCCGCTCATTTAAATCGGCAGGTATCGAGGTTACTGATATCGCCAAACGTTTAATGGATTATGGTTTCCATGCGCCAACTGTTTCGTTCCCGGTTGCGGGTACAGTGATGGTTGAGCCAACCGAATCTGAGCCAAAACATGAGCTTGACCGTTTCTGCGATGCCATGATCTCTATCCGTCATGAAATTGCCGATGTGGTGGACGGCCTGTCTGATAAGATAAACAATCCGTTAAAAAATGCACCTCATACCGTAGCCGTAATTACCGGCAACGAGTGGGAGCATCCTTATACCCGCCAAAAAGCTGCATTCCCGCTGCCTTATGTAGCTGCCAATAAATTCTGGCCTTCAGTAGGCAGGGTTAATGACACTTATGGCGACAGAACGCTGATCTGTTCATGCCCTCCGCCTGAAGAGTATGAGTTTGAAGAAAGCGTAATTGAATAA
- a CDS encoding response regulator yields MNINNKAISVLLVDDDEINNFISIKLIKKALLNTEIMACLNGKYAIEQLSDIQRKDPDKLPDYILLDINMPIMNGWEFLDEYKRLNLDPLGKSKIYIISSSVFSNDINKARSYPLVKDFISKPLNVEKIKELFEVAAEN; encoded by the coding sequence ATGAACATTAACAATAAAGCTATAAGTGTATTACTGGTTGATGATGATGAGATAAATAACTTTATCTCTATAAAACTGATAAAGAAAGCTCTACTTAATACAGAAATTATGGCCTGCCTGAACGGAAAATATGCTATTGAGCAACTTTCCGATATCCAGAGAAAAGATCCTGATAAACTACCCGATTATATTTTGCTTGATATCAATATGCCCATTATGAATGGCTGGGAATTTTTGGACGAGTATAAGCGTCTCAACCTTGATCCCCTGGGCAAAAGCAAGATATATATTATTTCATCATCTGTTTTTAGCAACGATATCAACAAAGCGCGTTCATATCCGTTGGTGAAAGATTTTATTTCCAAGCCCCTTAACGTTGAAAAAATAAAGGAACTTTTTGAAGTAGCTGCTGAAAACTAA
- the lptB gene encoding LPS export ABC transporter ATP-binding protein produces the protein MILRADNLVKKYKQRTVVNDVSFDVAQGEIVGLLGPNGAGKTTSFYMIVGLIKPNEGTIHLDDENITQDPMYRRAQKGIGYLAQEASVFRKLSVEDNIKAVLEMGDMSKDKQKDKLEELIDEFSLHKVRKNRGDLLSGGERRRTEIARALAAEPNFILLDEPFAGVDPIAVEEIQAMVAKLRTRNIGILITDHNVQETLSITDRAYLLFEGKILESGVPEVLAENEMVRKVYLGANFVLKRKVFPQ, from the coding sequence ATGATACTAAGAGCAGATAATTTAGTTAAGAAATACAAGCAGCGTACCGTTGTAAACGATGTATCGTTTGATGTAGCGCAGGGCGAAATAGTTGGTTTGCTTGGACCGAATGGTGCCGGCAAAACCACATCGTTTTATATGATAGTAGGTTTGATAAAACCTAATGAAGGCACTATCCACCTGGATGATGAAAATATAACCCAGGACCCCATGTACCGCCGTGCGCAAAAAGGCATTGGCTATCTTGCTCAGGAAGCCTCGGTATTCCGCAAACTCTCGGTTGAGGATAATATCAAAGCCGTGCTGGAAATGGGCGATATGTCAAAAGACAAACAAAAAGATAAGCTGGAAGAACTGATAGATGAGTTCAGTTTGCATAAAGTGCGTAAAAACCGGGGTGACCTGCTATCGGGCGGTGAGCGCCGCCGTACAGAAATTGCCCGCGCGCTTGCTGCCGAGCCAAACTTTATCCTGCTTGATGAGCCCTTTGCCGGGGTTGACCCGATTGCGGTAGAGGAGATCCAGGCGATGGTTGCAAAATTACGTACCCGCAACATCGGCATATTAATAACCGACCACAACGTGCAGGAAACGCTGTCGATCACGGATAGAGCGTACCTGCTTTTTGAAGGTAAAATATTAGAATCAGGTGTACCCGAAGTATTAGCCGAGAATGAAATGGTGAGGAAAGTGTATCTTGGGGCAAACTTTGTGCTGAAAAGAAAGGTTTTTCCTCAATAA
- the recJ gene encoding single-stranded-DNA-specific exonuclease RecJ, with amino-acid sequence MNKRWALKDNTNHDDVIKLAAELNIDTVLSAMLVQRGITTFEDARYFFRPDHRHLHDPFLMKDMEKAILRIEQAMAAGEKIMIYGDYDVDGTTAVALTYSFFKKIYPNIDYYIPDRYKEGYGISTQGIDYAADHGITLIIALDCGIKSIDKIDYANEKGIDFIICDHHLPGASIPAAVAVLDPKREDCEYPYKELSGCGIGFKLIQAYADKNNIPVEEVNCYLDLVVISISCDIVHITGENRVLAHFGLQKINTDPCTGVKALMEIAGRTGPYTISDVVFLLGPRINAAGRIDDAKHAVELLIATNVDIAKEKGLMINVRNTERKGHDLSITDEALGMIDNDAVLVARKSTVLFNENWHKGVIGIVASRLTEKYYRPTIVLTRSNGHVAGSARSVLGYDLYEALCGCKDLLIQFGGHKYAAGLTMAPENLEAFIERFEEVVSATIKPEQLIQQIQIDAELRLSQIEPKFFRILNQFAPFGPENMAPVFISKNVYVSGNAGLVGGSHIKMSVMQEGSAAFDCIAFNHGQYLEQLRPGAPFEMCYSIEENVWRERRTIQLNVKGIRFSD; translated from the coding sequence ATGAATAAACGTTGGGCGCTAAAGGATAATACAAACCATGATGATGTAATAAAATTAGCCGCCGAACTCAACATTGATACCGTATTAAGCGCTATGCTTGTGCAGCGCGGTATTACCACTTTTGAAGATGCCCGCTACTTTTTCAGGCCCGATCACCGGCACCTGCATGACCCATTCCTGATGAAGGATATGGAAAAGGCCATCCTCCGTATTGAGCAGGCCATGGCGGCGGGCGAAAAGATCATGATCTATGGCGATTATGATGTAGATGGTACTACTGCTGTCGCGCTAACCTACAGTTTCTTCAAGAAAATTTACCCCAACATCGATTACTACATTCCCGACCGTTATAAAGAGGGCTACGGTATTTCCACACAGGGAATTGATTATGCTGCCGACCACGGTATTACCCTGATTATTGCGCTCGACTGCGGCATTAAATCAATTGATAAAATTGACTATGCCAACGAAAAGGGGATCGACTTTATTATCTGCGATCACCACCTGCCCGGAGCATCAATTCCGGCTGCGGTGGCGGTACTTGACCCCAAGCGCGAAGATTGTGAATATCCATATAAAGAACTTTCAGGCTGTGGCATAGGTTTTAAGCTGATCCAGGCTTATGCAGATAAGAATAACATCCCGGTTGAGGAAGTGAATTGTTACCTTGACCTGGTGGTGATCAGCATTTCATGCGATATTGTCCACATTACCGGCGAAAACCGGGTGCTGGCACACTTCGGCCTGCAAAAAATAAATACCGATCCGTGTACCGGCGTTAAAGCTTTAATGGAGATAGCAGGCCGTACAGGGCCTTACACCATATCGGATGTGGTGTTTTTGCTTGGTCCGCGTATTAATGCAGCGGGGCGTATTGATGATGCAAAACACGCGGTTGAACTCCTGATCGCTACCAATGTTGACATCGCCAAAGAAAAAGGCCTGATGATCAATGTGCGAAACACCGAACGTAAAGGGCATGACCTGAGCATTACCGATGAGGCTTTGGGAATGATTGACAATGATGCCGTACTGGTAGCGCGTAAATCGACCGTGTTATTTAATGAGAACTGGCATAAGGGGGTGATAGGTATTGTAGCATCGCGGTTAACCGAAAAATACTACCGCCCAACTATTGTGCTTACCCGCTCAAACGGGCATGTGGCCGGTTCGGCACGTTCTGTTTTGGGGTATGATCTGTATGAAGCGCTTTGTGGCTGTAAAGATCTGCTGATCCAGTTTGGAGGGCATAAGTATGCTGCCGGCCTCACCATGGCTCCCGAAAACCTCGAGGCTTTTATTGAAAGGTTTGAAGAGGTGGTAAGCGCTACCATAAAACCCGAACAATTGATACAGCAAATACAAATTGACGCCGAATTACGTTTAAGCCAGATAGAACCAAAATTTTTCAGGATCCTGAATCAGTTTGCTCCCTTCGGGCCCGAAAATATGGCGCCTGTTTTCATAAGTAAAAATGTGTATGTTAGTGGTAACGCCGGTTTGGTAGGCGGCTCGCATATTAAAATGAGCGTAATGCAGGAAGGGTCGGCGGCGTTTGATTGCATAGCCTTTAACCACGGGCAGTACCTGGAACAATTACGGCCGGGTGCCCCGTTTGAAATGTGCTATTCTATAGAAGAAAATGTTTGGCGCGAAAGAAGAACGATACAGTTGAATGTGAAGGGGATAAGGTTTAGTGATTAG
- a CDS encoding antibiotic biosynthesis monooxygenase, with translation MSSANPEGHSKVSPFSGDLEGLIAQTPPTPYYAVIFTSVRTPGDDGYGDMAVEMEALARQQEGFLGVESARNNVGITVSYWQSVEAIKNWKANARHLFAQQQGRDKWYLNYKVRICRVEHDYTF, from the coding sequence ATGAGTTCAGCTAATCCCGAAGGCCATTCAAAAGTCTCTCCCTTTAGTGGAGATTTGGAGGGGCTTATAGCCCAAACACCTCCAACCCCTTACTACGCTGTAATATTTACCTCCGTACGCACACCTGGCGATGATGGTTACGGTGATATGGCCGTTGAGATGGAAGCACTGGCCCGGCAGCAGGAAGGTTTTTTGGGTGTTGAATCGGCGCGTAACAATGTCGGAATAACAGTGTCTTATTGGCAGTCGGTAGAAGCTATTAAGAATTGGAAAGCTAATGCCCGGCACCTGTTTGCGCAGCAGCAGGGGCGCGATAAATGGTACCTGAATTATAAAGTGCGCATTTGCCGGGTGGAACATGATTATACCTTTTAA
- a CDS encoding gliding motility-associated C-terminal domain-containing protein, producing MFINKLSLLVLLISILFCNVALGATFTVTSNADTGPGTLREALTNAAANGTATPDIIQFKLPGTLVSDRTIRLKSQLPAVTSNLVIDGTSQPGIAFGVSDARVIIEPETSPAYFNCLFINGDINSGGVTAKSIGIYGLYIRNFARVTSFANPDLGQGSGIVIQGDASAIIIGAPGKGNVICGNINGIVNNSYYYSTGLADILIQSNIIGLLDDGYTAASNINGVSLVLSKTATIGGTNANMGNIISANVTNINIIRGYNFNVTPSVVDIQNNKIGTDYTGKKDFKNILLFQQSAFIKAYGINVTTDYTTVNINANIISGQRYCGIYIERATFNITGNKIGTDITGTANLGNGEGIRAGESSSGTIGGPLATDKNYIGYNQYGIEALNSAHTLITRNSIFCNSDYGISAISNYYTVPFVQVLNFGSTAVSGIATPNSAIELFFSDDCGTICQGKTYITTVQADGSGKWSYSGAISKAVIATATDANKNTSPFSSLVIRESDIVIKNYTCAYQGSIAIQQNRSGLLYHWDKKEQNGSLTSVGDGQSIKNLLPGTYQLTAQYPGGCQKVTQLFEVKDSRIKIQNVIVPVPECRQKQFPFDVNFTGGTGNITFAWKDKNGNIAATTKSASLPEGTYTVTIYDEASCAVTSSPAVTIKAKPGPDYDLSTMAVKPARCGVADGSIKNITTIVGIGTLTYKWLDAAGKTVSTSKDLTGVRGGTYTLVLMDQSECSPYSTPPIYISETNSVIIYDGFITPAKCGENNGSITGVGYQNANQLQWYDPQGNPIPTNPANLDIFNLADGTYRLNALNTNTQCSNDKYFIVNRLAPEVFTIKNLINTPTTCGLNNGSLHIDFEGTIKPGSYQWVDAAGTTLSYGTDVPNAAPGSYTLHVTDKNGCASVLGTWAIQATPLLQFSANNAPVAKTDECDQLLGSITGIDVSGGVPPYKFIWTDATGNTVGNDKDLINVGKGTYSLTVTDNTTCAIPLPYTKEIGNQKFIPDAPVLNDQRICLPGKVGLSVLNKTPGMYNLYAEATSTTPLQTSNTGNFEVLTTETSDYYISYSIGSCESPRTKTHIEVVLVDVRFPNTITPNGDGINDYWKIEGLEKFPGTLVQIFNRYGKKVFESREYATPFSGQLNGWLLPSGVYYYIINLNTPCKLLSGNLTLIR from the coding sequence ATGTTTATTAATAAATTATCACTTTTAGTACTACTAATATCGATCTTGTTTTGCAATGTGGCCTTAGGTGCTACATTTACAGTAACCAGCAATGCCGATACCGGCCCTGGAACCCTGCGTGAGGCTTTAACAAACGCCGCGGCCAATGGCACCGCAACGCCTGACATCATTCAGTTTAAATTACCGGGAACACTTGTATCTGACCGAACCATCAGGTTGAAAAGCCAGTTGCCTGCAGTAACTTCAAATTTAGTAATTGATGGTACAAGTCAGCCCGGTATAGCCTTCGGCGTATCTGATGCAAGGGTTATTATCGAACCTGAGACTTCCCCAGCCTACTTTAACTGCCTTTTCATTAACGGTGATATTAACAGCGGCGGGGTAACTGCAAAAAGCATCGGGATTTATGGATTATATATCCGCAATTTTGCCCGCGTTACCAGCTTTGCCAATCCCGATCTTGGGCAGGGATCAGGCATTGTGATCCAGGGCGATGCTTCGGCTATTATAATAGGCGCGCCGGGTAAAGGCAATGTAATATGCGGCAACATCAACGGCATTGTTAACAACTCTTATTATTATAGTACCGGGCTTGCCGACATTCTCATTCAAAGCAATATCATAGGTTTATTGGATGATGGTTATACCGCCGCAAGCAATATCAACGGTGTTAGCCTGGTATTGAGTAAAACAGCAACTATAGGCGGTACAAACGCTAACATGGGCAATATTATATCGGCCAACGTTACTAACATTAATATCATTCGCGGATATAATTTCAATGTTACCCCAAGCGTTGTTGACATTCAAAACAATAAAATAGGTACGGATTATACCGGGAAAAAAGATTTTAAAAACATCCTGCTGTTTCAGCAGAGCGCCTTTATCAAAGCATACGGCATTAATGTAACCACCGATTATACCACCGTGAACATCAATGCCAATATTATTTCCGGGCAGCGTTATTGCGGCATTTATATTGAACGGGCCACATTCAATATCACCGGCAACAAAATTGGTACAGATATCACTGGTACCGCCAACCTCGGGAATGGCGAAGGCATCAGGGCCGGCGAGAGCTCATCGGGTACCATTGGCGGCCCGCTCGCTACCGATAAAAATTACATTGGCTATAATCAGTACGGCATCGAAGCCCTTAACAGTGCTCATACATTAATAACCCGCAACAGCATTTTTTGCAACAGCGACTATGGCATAAGTGCCATCAGTAATTATTATACGGTTCCGTTTGTACAGGTACTTAATTTTGGCAGCACAGCGGTATCGGGTATAGCGACGCCAAACTCGGCCATCGAGCTTTTCTTTTCGGACGATTGCGGAACGATATGCCAGGGTAAAACCTATATTACTACCGTACAGGCTGACGGGAGCGGTAAGTGGTCTTACTCGGGGGCTATCAGCAAGGCTGTGATAGCCACGGCTACCGATGCCAATAAAAACACCTCCCCGTTTTCATCCTTAGTGATTAGGGAAAGTGACATTGTAATAAAAAATTACACCTGTGCGTACCAGGGCAGCATTGCCATACAGCAAAACCGGAGCGGCCTGTTATATCATTGGGATAAAAAGGAGCAAAACGGCAGCCTTACATCGGTTGGTGATGGCCAGAGTATCAAAAACCTTTTACCAGGCACTTACCAGTTAACAGCACAATATCCTGGCGGCTGCCAAAAAGTTACGCAGCTTTTTGAGGTAAAAGATTCAAGGATCAAAATACAGAATGTAATTGTGCCGGTACCGGAATGCCGCCAGAAACAATTTCCGTTTGATGTGAACTTTACAGGAGGTACAGGTAATATCACTTTCGCGTGGAAAGATAAGAATGGCAACATTGCAGCAACAACCAAGTCGGCTTCTTTACCCGAAGGCACGTACACCGTAACCATTTATGACGAGGCCAGCTGTGCTGTAACCTCAAGCCCGGCTGTAACTATTAAAGCCAAACCAGGTCCTGATTATGACCTTTCAACCATGGCGGTAAAGCCTGCCCGATGCGGGGTGGCCGACGGGAGCATAAAAAACATTACAACTATAGTAGGTATTGGTACACTTACCTACAAATGGCTTGATGCTGCGGGCAAAACCGTTAGTACTTCAAAAGATCTGACAGGCGTGAGAGGCGGTACCTATACCCTCGTACTGATGGATCAAAGTGAGTGCAGCCCATATTCCACCCCGCCGATATATATTTCGGAAACAAATTCGGTAATAATTTATGACGGCTTTATTACTCCGGCTAAATGTGGTGAAAATAATGGTTCGATAACCGGTGTTGGATATCAAAATGCAAATCAATTGCAATGGTACGATCCGCAAGGTAATCCGATACCTACCAACCCGGCAAACCTGGATATATTTAACCTCGCCGATGGCACATACCGGCTGAACGCGTTAAATACTAACACACAATGCAGTAATGATAAATATTTTATTGTTAACCGTTTGGCACCAGAGGTATTTACCATTAAAAATCTTATTAACACACCTACTACCTGCGGGCTCAACAATGGCAGTCTGCATATTGATTTTGAGGGAACTATAAAGCCAGGTTCTTATCAATGGGTTGATGCAGCCGGCACAACACTAAGTTACGGTACTGATGTTCCAAACGCCGCCCCCGGTTCATATACGCTTCATGTAACTGATAAAAATGGATGTGCTTCTGTGCTCGGTACCTGGGCAATACAGGCAACCCCTTTGTTACAATTTTCGGCAAATAATGCCCCGGTAGCCAAAACAGATGAGTGCGATCAGCTATTGGGCAGCATCACAGGCATTGATGTTTCCGGCGGTGTGCCTCCATATAAATTTATCTGGACGGACGCCACGGGCAATACCGTGGGGAACGATAAAGATTTAATAAATGTTGGCAAAGGAACTTATTCATTGACAGTTACAGATAACACTACCTGTGCAATACCGTTGCCATACACCAAGGAGATAGGCAACCAAAAATTTATTCCCGACGCACCGGTATTAAACGACCAAAGGATCTGCCTGCCCGGAAAAGTGGGCCTGTCTGTTTTAAACAAAACTCCAGGCATGTATAACTTATATGCCGAGGCTACATCAACAACGCCGCTTCAAACCAGCAATACCGGTAATTTTGAAGTATTAACAACCGAAACCAGCGATTATTATATCTCATACAGCATAGGGTCATGCGAAAGCCCGCGCACCAAAACACATATTGAAGTTGTATTGGTCGACGTAAGATTCCCCAATACCATAACCCCTAACGGTGATGGTATAAATGATTACTGGAAGATAGAAGGCCTTGAAAAATTCCCAGGCACCTTAGTTCAGATCTTTAACCGTTACGGAAAAAAGGTATTCGAGTCAAGAGAGTACGCCACGCCATTTTCCGGGCAGTTGAATGGCTGGCTGCTGCCTTCCGGGGTGTATTATTATATCATTAACCTCAATACACCTTGTAAATTACTATCGGGCAACCTTACATTGATCAGGTAG
- a CDS encoding MBL fold metallo-hydrolase, producing MEFFALGEGSYSVDATKKFIPFNPETDNPKDRPASLFIHVNPFLIKTKTDLIVLDTGLGFKDTRDELMLHQNIRNAGFDPDDVTLVMMSHLHYDHSGGLVVERNGKLVPSFPQAEHVINKQEWEFGISGKGSSYHVEIFEALQASAKITFIEGNGEFKPGIRYEHSGGHCPAHQVFWFDLEGEKVFFGGDELPEPEQLLRKFIAKYDMDGRKAMMLREEYGKKAAAEGWKCLFYHSKSFAIGTVETEGDHFKVKPV from the coding sequence ATGGAATTTTTTGCTTTAGGTGAGGGCTCATATTCGGTTGATGCAACCAAGAAATTTATCCCGTTCAACCCCGAAACCGATAACCCCAAAGATCGCCCGGCTTCGTTGTTCATCCACGTTAACCCCTTCCTCATCAAAACAAAAACCGATCTGATAGTATTAGATACCGGCCTTGGTTTTAAAGATACCCGCGACGAGCTTATGCTGCATCAAAACATCCGCAATGCAGGTTTCGATCCGGATGATGTTACACTGGTGATGATGTCGCACCTGCATTATGACCACTCAGGTGGTTTGGTAGTTGAACGTAATGGTAAATTGGTACCCAGTTTTCCGCAGGCCGAACATGTGATCAATAAACAGGAATGGGAATTTGGTATCAGCGGTAAAGGCTCATCATACCATGTTGAAATTTTTGAGGCTTTGCAGGCAAGCGCAAAAATCACCTTTATTGAAGGTAACGGCGAGTTTAAGCCGGGCATCAGGTATGAGCATTCGGGCGGTCATTGCCCGGCGCACCAGGTATTTTGGTTTGATTTAGAGGGCGAAAAAGTATTTTTTGGCGGCGATGAGCTTCCGGAGCCAGAGCAACTGTTGAGAAAATTCATAGCCAAATACGATATGGACGGCCGCAAAGCTATGATGCTGCGCGAAGAATATGGTAAAAAAGCCGCTGCCGAAGGATGGAAATGCCTTTTTTATCATTCCAAATCATTTGCTATCGGAACGGTTGAAACAGAAGGAGATCATTTTAAAGTTAAGCCTGTTTAG